In Streptomyces capitiformicae, one genomic interval encodes:
- the glyA gene encoding serine hydroxymethyltransferase produces the protein MSLLNTPLHELDPEVAAAVDAELHRQQSTLEMIASENFAPLAVMEAQGSVLTNKYAEGYPGRRYYGGCEHVDVAEQIAIDRLKDLFGAEYANVQPHSGASANQAALFALAQPGDTILGLDLAHGGHLTHGMRLNFSGKQFNVVAYHVDSVTGLVDMAELERLAKEHRPKVIIAGWSAYPRQLDFAAFRRIADEVGAYLWVDMAHFAGLVAAGLHPNPVEYADVVTSTTHKTLGGPRGGIILAKKDFAKKLNSSVFPGFQGGPLEHVIAAKAVSFKVAASEEFRERQRRTVEGAKILAERLTAADARAAGVNVLSGGTDVHLILVDLRESDLDGQQAEDRLHEVGITVNRNAVPNDPRPPMVTSGLRIGTPALATRGFTAEDFAEVADVIAEALKAPSPFGAADVEALKTRVKALADKHPLYPGLGK, from the coding sequence ATGTCGCTTCTGAACACGCCCCTCCATGAGCTCGACCCGGAGGTCGCCGCCGCGGTCGACGCCGAGCTGCACCGCCAGCAGTCCACCCTCGAGATGATCGCCTCGGAGAACTTCGCTCCGCTCGCGGTCATGGAGGCGCAGGGCTCGGTGCTGACCAACAAGTACGCCGAGGGCTACCCCGGCCGCCGCTACTACGGCGGCTGCGAGCACGTCGACGTCGCCGAGCAGATCGCCATCGACCGGCTCAAGGACCTCTTCGGCGCCGAGTACGCCAACGTCCAGCCCCACTCCGGTGCCTCCGCCAACCAGGCCGCCCTCTTCGCCCTGGCCCAGCCCGGCGACACGATCCTCGGCCTGGACCTGGCACACGGCGGTCACCTGACGCATGGGATGCGGCTGAACTTCTCCGGCAAGCAGTTCAACGTGGTCGCCTACCACGTGGACTCCGTCACCGGCCTGGTCGACATGGCCGAGCTGGAGCGGCTGGCCAAGGAGCACCGCCCGAAGGTGATCATCGCGGGCTGGTCGGCGTACCCGCGTCAGCTGGACTTCGCCGCCTTCCGCCGGATCGCGGACGAGGTCGGGGCGTATCTGTGGGTGGACATGGCCCACTTCGCCGGTCTGGTCGCGGCCGGGCTGCACCCGAACCCGGTCGAGTACGCGGACGTGGTCACCTCCACGACGCACAAGACCCTGGGCGGGCCGCGCGGCGGCATCATCCTGGCCAAGAAGGACTTCGCGAAGAAGCTCAACTCCTCCGTCTTCCCCGGCTTCCAGGGCGGCCCGCTGGAGCATGTGATCGCCGCGAAAGCGGTCTCCTTCAAGGTCGCGGCCAGCGAGGAGTTCAGGGAGCGTCAGCGGCGGACGGTCGAGGGTGCGAAGATCCTCGCCGAGCGGCTCACGGCCGCCGATGCCCGTGCGGCCGGCGTGAACGTGCTCTCCGGCGGTACGGACGTGCACCTGATCCTGGTCGACCTGCGCGAGTCCGACCTGGACGGGCAGCAGGCGGAGGACCGTCTCCACGAGGTCGGCATCACCGTCAACCGCAACGCCGTCCCGAACGACCCGCGCCCGCCGATGGTGACGTCGGGCCTGCGGATCGGCACCCCGGCCCTCGCCACCCGCGGCTTCACCGCCGAGGACTTCGCCGAGGTCGCGGACGTCATCGCGGAGGCGCTGAAGGCGCCCTCTCCCTTCGGGGCGGCCGACGTGGAGGCCCTGAAGACCCGGGTCAAGGCCCTGGCCGACAAGCACCCGCTCTACCCCGGCCTCGGGAAGTAA
- a CDS encoding enhanced serine sensitivity protein SseB C-terminal domain-containing protein has product MSASGTATGQVEHMLRQVTPGRYDAYEALLRALAAPSTGQIWMLLWHGQAGSPDAQYGNMEVDGFNYAPCVTSAQELSASGWNRSYEVVDGLDVARTLYPDHYGLWLNPHAPGGGVGIPWLDLRRMATGLERQPAGPLRLSEPAIEIPQFYALLTQNAHRTPAVRSLRRAWVQPALGAPYLAIGLDVYDTSPPAVDSVRAMMQQSIGAVPDGLPVSTVAMSDEYDPVAMWLRAAARPFYDREAHGAPAQAPAAGGYGYPGGY; this is encoded by the coding sequence GTGAGCGCGAGCGGCACGGCGACCGGGCAGGTCGAGCACATGCTGCGCCAGGTGACGCCCGGGCGATACGACGCCTACGAGGCGTTGCTGCGTGCCCTGGCCGCCCCCTCCACCGGCCAGATCTGGATGCTCCTGTGGCACGGCCAGGCCGGCTCCCCGGACGCGCAGTACGGGAACATGGAGGTGGACGGGTTCAACTACGCCCCGTGCGTGACCTCCGCCCAGGAGCTATCCGCCAGTGGCTGGAACCGCAGTTATGAGGTCGTCGACGGCCTCGACGTGGCCCGCACCCTCTACCCGGACCACTACGGCCTCTGGCTGAACCCGCACGCGCCGGGCGGCGGCGTGGGCATCCCTTGGCTGGATCTGCGTCGTATGGCCACGGGCCTGGAGCGGCAGCCCGCCGGCCCGCTCCGGCTGTCCGAACCGGCCATCGAGATCCCGCAGTTCTACGCCCTGCTGACGCAGAACGCCCACCGCACCCCCGCCGTACGCTCCCTGCGCCGCGCCTGGGTGCAACCCGCGCTCGGCGCCCCGTACCTCGCCATCGGGCTCGACGTGTACGACACCTCGCCGCCCGCCGTGGACTCGGTACGGGCGATGATGCAGCAGTCCATCGGCGCGGTCCCGGACGGCCTGCCCGTCTCCACCGTCGCCATGTCCGACGAGTACGACCCGGTCGCGATGTGGCTGCGCGCCGCCGCCCGCCCCTTCTACGACCGCGAGGCCCACGGCGCCCCGGCCCAGGCCCCGGCAGCGGGTGGGTACGGCTACCCGGGCGGTTACTGA
- the gcvH gene encoding glycine cleavage system protein GcvH, giving the protein MSNPQQLRYSKEHEWLSGAEDGVSTVGITEFAANALGDVVYAQLPEVGSTVAAGETCGELESTKSVSDLYSPVSGEVTEINEDVVNDPSLVNTAPFEGGWLFKVRVAEEPADLLSADEYAAHTAG; this is encoded by the coding sequence ATGAGCAACCCCCAGCAGCTGCGCTACAGCAAGGAGCACGAGTGGCTGTCAGGCGCCGAGGACGGCGTCTCGACGGTCGGCATCACGGAGTTCGCGGCGAACGCGCTCGGCGATGTCGTCTACGCCCAGCTCCCCGAGGTGGGCTCCACGGTGGCCGCGGGCGAGACCTGCGGTGAGCTGGAGTCGACGAAGTCGGTCAGCGATCTCTACTCGCCGGTCAGCGGTGAGGTCACCGAGATCAACGAGGACGTGGTCAACGATCCGTCGCTGGTGAACACCGCCCCGTTCGAGGGCGGCTGGCTGTTCAAGGTACGCGTCGCGGAGGAGCCGGCCGACCTGCTCTCCGCGGACGAGTACGCCGCCCACACCGCCGGCTGA
- the gcvT gene encoding glycine cleavage system aminomethyltransferase GcvT produces MSSNAPAEPRRTALDALHRSLGATMTDFAGWDMPLRYGSERDEHNAVRTKAGLFDLSHMGEITVTGPEAAQLLNFALVGDIASVGVGRARYTMICREDGGILDDLIVYRLAETEAGSSHYMVVANASNAQVVLDALTERSAGYDAEVRDDRDAYALIAVQGPESPGILASLTDADLDGLKYYAGLPGTVAGVPALIARTGYTGEDGFELFVRPEHAVELWQALTKAGEGVGLVPCGLSCRDTLRLEAGMPLYGHELSTELTPFDAGLGRVVKFAKEGDFVGRAALEAAAERAASNPPRVLVGLVAEGRRVPRAGYPVVADGQVIGEVTSGAPSPTLGKPIAMAYVDAAHSAPGTAGVGVDIRGSHEPYEVVALPFYKRQK; encoded by the coding sequence ATGAGCAGCAACGCCCCCGCTGAACCGCGTCGTACCGCGCTCGATGCCCTGCATCGCTCGCTCGGCGCGACGATGACCGACTTCGCGGGCTGGGACATGCCCCTGCGATACGGCTCCGAGCGCGACGAGCACAACGCCGTACGGACGAAGGCCGGGCTCTTCGACCTGTCGCACATGGGCGAGATCACGGTGACCGGGCCGGAGGCGGCGCAGCTGCTGAACTTCGCCCTGGTCGGCGACATCGCCTCCGTCGGCGTCGGCCGCGCCCGCTACACCATGATCTGCCGCGAGGACGGCGGCATCCTGGACGACCTGATCGTCTACCGGCTCGCCGAGACGGAGGCCGGGTCTTCCCACTACATGGTCGTCGCCAACGCCTCCAACGCCCAGGTCGTGCTGGACGCGCTCACCGAGCGTTCCGCGGGCTACGACGCCGAGGTGCGGGACGACCGGGACGCGTACGCGCTGATCGCCGTCCAGGGCCCCGAGTCGCCCGGGATCCTCGCTTCCCTCACCGACGCCGACCTCGACGGCCTGAAGTACTACGCGGGTCTGCCCGGCACGGTCGCCGGTGTCCCGGCGCTGATCGCGCGCACCGGGTACACCGGCGAGGACGGCTTCGAGCTGTTCGTGCGGCCGGAGCACGCCGTGGAGCTGTGGCAGGCGCTGACCAAGGCGGGCGAGGGCGTCGGTCTGGTGCCGTGCGGGCTGTCCTGCCGGGACACGCTGCGTCTGGAGGCGGGCATGCCGCTGTACGGGCATGAGCTGTCCACCGAGTTGACGCCGTTCGACGCCGGGCTCGGGCGGGTCGTGAAGTTCGCGAAGGAGGGCGACTTCGTCGGGCGTGCCGCACTGGAGGCCGCCGCCGAGCGGGCCGCGAGCAATCCTCCGCGCGTCCTGGTGGGACTGGTCGCCGAGGGCCGCCGGGTCCCGCGCGCCGGGTACCCGGTCGTCGCCGACGGCCAGGTGATCGGCGAGGTCACCTCGGGCGCCCCCTCTCCGACCCTGGGCAAGCCGATCGCCATGGCGTACGTCGACGCCGCGCACTCCGCGCCCGGTACGGCCGGGGTCGGGGTGGACATCCGAGGCAGCCACGAGCCGTACGAGGTCGTGGCGCTGCCGTTCTACAAGCGCCAGAAGTAA
- a CDS encoding ABC transporter permease, which produces MTAPIETTGSQAEAQPEAVLAGVEAKKIEGRSLGQIAWTRFKRDKVAVAGGVIVVLLILIAALSRPLQSLLGLDPNAFNQDLIDPNTSLPKGDFGGMSWDHPLGVEPKFGRDILARILEGSWVSLVVAFGATLLSNAIGVVLGLIAGYYGGRVDTIVSRLMDTFLAFPLLLFAIAISATLQGGAFGLEGLPLHITVLIFVIGFFNWPYMGRIVRGQTLALREREFIDASRGMGAGGPYVLFKELLPNLVAPIIVYSTLLIPTNILFEASLSFLGVGIQPPQASWGGMLNQAVDFFEVDPQYMIVPGLAIFITVLAFNLLGDGLRDALDPRSR; this is translated from the coding sequence ATGACCGCACCGATTGAGACGACCGGATCGCAGGCCGAGGCGCAGCCGGAGGCCGTGCTGGCAGGTGTCGAGGCCAAGAAGATCGAGGGCCGCTCGCTCGGCCAGATCGCCTGGACCCGCTTCAAGCGCGACAAGGTGGCGGTCGCCGGCGGTGTCATCGTCGTCCTGCTGATCCTGATCGCGGCCCTCTCCCGGCCGCTCCAGTCGCTGCTGGGCCTCGACCCCAACGCCTTCAACCAGGACCTGATCGACCCCAACACCTCCTTGCCCAAGGGCGACTTCGGCGGGATGAGCTGGGATCACCCGCTGGGTGTCGAGCCCAAGTTCGGCCGCGACATCCTCGCCCGCATCCTGGAGGGCTCCTGGGTCTCCCTGGTCGTGGCCTTCGGCGCGACGCTCCTGTCGAACGCCATCGGCGTGGTCCTCGGGTTGATCGCCGGGTACTACGGCGGCCGGGTCGACACGATCGTCAGCCGGCTGATGGACACCTTCCTGGCGTTCCCGCTGCTGCTCTTCGCCATCGCCATCTCCGCGACACTCCAGGGCGGCGCCTTCGGCCTCGAAGGACTGCCGCTGCACATCACGGTGCTCATCTTCGTGATCGGTTTCTTCAACTGGCCGTACATGGGGCGCATCGTGCGCGGTCAGACCCTGGCGCTCCGCGAGCGCGAGTTCATCGATGCCTCACGGGGGATGGGGGCCGGCGGCCCGTACGTCCTCTTCAAGGAGTTGCTGCCCAACCTCGTCGCGCCGATCATCGTCTACTCGACGCTGCTCATCCCGACCAACATCCTCTTCGAGGCGTCGCTCAGCTTCCTCGGCGTCGGGATCCAGCCGCCGCAGGCCTCCTGGGGCGGAATGCTCAACCAGGCGGTCGACTTCTTCGAGGTCGACCCGCAGTACATGATCGTTCCCGGCCTCGCGATCTTCATCACGGTGCTGGCCTTCAACCTCCTCGGTGACGGCCTCCGGGACGCCCTCGACCCCCGCAGCCGCTGA
- a CDS encoding ferredoxin, with protein sequence MRVEVDVPKCVASGQCVLLAPDVFDQRDEDGLVVLLSENPPAELHDAVRESATVCPAAAIRLEES encoded by the coding sequence ATGCGTGTAGAAGTCGACGTCCCCAAGTGCGTCGCCTCGGGCCAGTGCGTACTGCTCGCCCCCGACGTCTTCGACCAGCGCGACGAGGACGGCCTGGTCGTCCTCCTCAGCGAGAACCCGCCGGCTGAACTTCACGACGCGGTTCGCGAATCCGCCACCGTCTGCCCCGCGGCCGCGATCCGCCTGGAGGAGTCGTGA
- a CDS encoding ABC transporter permease — MISYILRRTIAAVILLLVVTAVTFGIFFILPKLAGQTTDQLAQQYIGKNPTPEDIAAVKRNLGLDQPIYEQYWNFLKGIVSGATYDLGPTTVRCEAPCFGYSFKDHLEVWPQLTSRLPVTISLALGAAVLWLLGGVAAGVISALRPGSFFDRAAMGVALAGVSLPMFFTGQLALLLFSYQLEIFGRTYVPFTENPSQWANTLFLPWCSLALLYSAIYARLTRSGMLETMNEDFIRTARAKGLRERKVVVRHGLRAALTPLVTVFGMDIGLLLGGALITETVFSLHGIGEYAVQSITTNDLPPILGVTLLAAFFVVFMNLVVDLLYATIDPRVRLS, encoded by the coding sequence GTGATCTCGTACATCCTCCGCCGGACGATCGCGGCGGTGATCCTGCTGCTCGTCGTCACCGCGGTCACCTTCGGCATCTTCTTCATCCTGCCGAAACTCGCCGGACAGACCACCGACCAGCTGGCACAGCAGTACATCGGCAAGAACCCCACGCCCGAGGACATCGCGGCGGTCAAGCGGAACCTCGGCCTGGACCAGCCGATCTACGAGCAGTACTGGAACTTCCTCAAGGGGATCGTCTCCGGTGCCACGTACGACCTCGGCCCCACCACGGTCCGCTGTGAAGCTCCCTGCTTCGGCTACTCCTTCAAGGACCACCTGGAGGTCTGGCCGCAGCTCACCAGCCGCCTGCCGGTGACCATCTCGCTCGCCCTCGGCGCCGCCGTGCTGTGGCTGCTGGGCGGTGTCGCGGCCGGTGTCATCTCGGCCCTGAGGCCCGGCTCGTTCTTCGACCGGGCCGCGATGGGTGTGGCCCTCGCGGGCGTCTCCCTGCCCATGTTCTTCACCGGTCAGCTGGCCCTGCTGCTGTTCAGCTACCAGCTGGAGATTTTCGGCAGGACGTACGTCCCCTTCACCGAGAACCCCTCACAGTGGGCCAACACCCTGTTCCTGCCCTGGTGTTCGCTGGCGCTCCTCTACTCGGCCATCTACGCCCGGCTCACCCGCTCGGGCATGCTGGAGACGATGAACGAGGACTTCATCCGCACCGCGCGGGCCAAGGGCCTGCGCGAGCGCAAGGTGGTCGTCCGGCACGGTCTGCGGGCCGCGCTGACCCCGCTGGTGACCGTCTTCGGCATGGACATCGGCCTGCTCCTCGGCGGTGCCCTCATCACCGAGACCGTGTTCTCCCTGCACGGCATCGGCGAGTACGCGGTCCAGTCGATCACCACCAACGACCTGCCCCCGATCCTCGGGGTGACCCTGCTCGCGGCGTTCTTCGTCGTCTTCATGAACCTTGTGGTGGACCTGCTGTACGCCACGATCGACCCGCGGGTGAGGCTCTCGTGA
- a CDS encoding ABC transporter substrate-binding protein — protein sequence MRRSAMAAVAVVSSAGLLLSACSKAEDGSDTPKGAGANAATKGVVNESTAKGGTVTYASSDAPESLDPGNMYYAYGLNFSRLYARPLMTYKPGPGEAGNELVPDLAESAGTPSDGGKTWTYKIRQGVKYEDGTAVTSKDVKYAVERSNFARDVLSLGPNYFQNLLDDPDKYKGPYKDKSDKGIASIETPDDHTIVFKLNKPFSEFDYLASMPQTAPVPKAKDTGVDYTKKVVSSGSYKFEKYEEGKQIVLVRNDQWDAKTDPLRKQYPDKIVVNLKVNKATIDKDVMAGDTMIDIQGTGVDAQTQAQVLKDKDQMANTDNALGGRLVYTAINTKVAPFDNIECRKAVEYAINKAAVQTAMGGPIRGDIASTVLPTDVTGYEKADLYATEGNKGDVTKAKEHLKACGKENGFKTSISARTDRQGEVDAATAIVEALKKVGIEADIKQYPSGKYFSDYAGVPAFNKKNNIGLIMMQWGADWPTGYGFLQQIVHGKAIGQSGNTNLSELDDPAINKLLDEAIGNTDEAARTAAYTEVDKKVMEQAAIVPLTYFKVLLYRSPYATNLVSTSAFSGQYDYLNVGTTEKK from the coding sequence ATGCGAAGGTCAGCAATGGCCGCAGTCGCGGTAGTGAGCAGCGCCGGCCTGCTTCTGTCCGCCTGCAGCAAGGCGGAAGACGGTTCGGACACCCCCAAGGGCGCCGGCGCCAACGCCGCGACCAAGGGTGTCGTCAACGAGTCCACGGCGAAGGGCGGCACGGTCACGTACGCCAGCTCCGACGCCCCCGAGTCCCTCGACCCGGGCAACATGTACTACGCGTACGGCCTCAACTTCAGCCGCCTCTACGCGCGTCCGCTGATGACGTATAAGCCCGGCCCCGGTGAGGCGGGCAACGAGCTCGTCCCGGACCTGGCCGAGAGCGCGGGCACGCCCAGCGACGGCGGCAAGACCTGGACGTACAAGATCCGCCAGGGCGTCAAGTACGAGGACGGCACCGCGGTCACCTCCAAGGATGTCAAGTACGCCGTGGAGCGCTCGAACTTCGCGCGTGACGTGCTCTCCCTCGGCCCGAACTACTTCCAGAACCTGCTGGACGACCCGGACAAGTACAAGGGCCCGTACAAGGACAAGAGCGACAAGGGCATCGCGTCCATCGAGACTCCGGACGACCACACGATCGTCTTCAAGCTGAACAAGCCGTTCTCCGAGTTCGACTACCTGGCGAGCATGCCGCAGACGGCTCCGGTGCCGAAGGCCAAGGACACGGGCGTCGACTACACCAAGAAGGTCGTCTCCTCCGGCTCGTACAAGTTCGAGAAGTACGAGGAGGGCAAGCAGATCGTCCTCGTCCGCAACGACCAGTGGGACGCCAAGACGGACCCGCTGCGCAAGCAGTACCCGGACAAGATCGTGGTGAACCTCAAGGTCAACAAGGCCACCATCGACAAGGACGTGATGGCCGGCGACACCATGATCGACATCCAGGGCACCGGTGTCGACGCCCAGACGCAGGCCCAGGTCCTGAAGGACAAGGACCAGATGGCCAACACCGACAACGCGCTCGGCGGCCGTCTCGTCTACACGGCGATCAACACCAAGGTCGCGCCGTTCGACAACATCGAGTGCCGCAAGGCCGTCGAGTACGCGATCAACAAGGCCGCCGTGCAGACCGCCATGGGCGGACCGATCCGCGGTGACATCGCCTCCACCGTCCTGCCGACCGACGTCACGGGCTACGAGAAGGCCGACCTGTACGCCACCGAGGGCAACAAGGGTGACGTCACCAAGGCCAAGGAGCACCTGAAGGCCTGTGGCAAGGAGAACGGCTTCAAGACCTCCATCTCCGCCCGTACCGACCGTCAGGGCGAGGTCGACGCGGCCACGGCGATCGTCGAGGCGCTGAAGAAGGTCGGCATCGAGGCCGACATCAAGCAGTACCCGTCCGGCAAGTACTTCTCCGACTACGCGGGTGTGCCGGCGTTCAACAAGAAGAACAACATCGGCCTCATCATGATGCAGTGGGGTGCCGACTGGCCGACCGGCTACGGCTTCCTGCAGCAGATCGTTCACGGCAAGGCCATCGGTCAGTCCGGCAACACCAACCTGTCCGAGCTGGACGACCCCGCGATCAACAAGCTGCTGGACGAGGCGATCGGCAACACCGACGAGGCCGCCCGCACCGCCGCGTACACCGAGGTCGACAAGAAGGTCATGGAGCAGGCCGCCATCGTCCCGCTGACCTACTTCAAGGTGCTGCTGTACCGCTCGCCGTACGCCACCAACCTGGTGTCGACCTCGGCCTTCAGCGGTCAGTACGACTACCTCAACGTCGGCACCACGGAAAAGAAGTAG
- a CDS encoding AAA family ATPase, whose amino-acid sequence MNRTTAYATTWGGALPKQPAAPAGDACGPFPRAVVRDLRERAGRSPHELSFGPDDLVVVTGLPGSGKSTLMRRAVPGIRIDSQDTRDRFDARLARFLPYAVYRPFVRLAHYTGLRRALRSGEGVVVHDCGTQAWVRAWLAREAGKRGGTLHLLLLDVTPGEARDGQRSRGRGVSRYAFARHRAAMTRLLRAVEEGRLPEGCGAAVLIDRDAADVLKRIDFVG is encoded by the coding sequence GTGAACAGGACCACGGCGTACGCGACGACCTGGGGCGGCGCGCTGCCCAAGCAGCCCGCTGCCCCGGCCGGTGATGCGTGCGGCCCGTTCCCGAGGGCGGTCGTCCGCGACCTCAGGGAGCGGGCCGGGCGAAGTCCGCACGAGCTGTCCTTCGGACCGGACGACCTCGTGGTGGTCACCGGGCTCCCCGGCAGCGGAAAGTCGACCCTGATGCGGCGCGCGGTGCCGGGCATCCGGATCGACTCCCAGGACACCCGCGACCGCTTCGACGCCCGCCTCGCGCGTTTCCTGCCGTACGCGGTCTACCGGCCGTTCGTGCGCCTCGCCCACTACACCGGACTGCGGCGCGCGCTGCGGTCCGGCGAGGGTGTCGTCGTGCACGACTGCGGGACGCAGGCGTGGGTACGGGCGTGGCTCGCGCGCGAGGCCGGGAAACGGGGCGGCACCCTGCATCTGCTGTTGCTCGACGTCACTCCCGGTGAGGCTCGCGACGGCCAGCGCAGCCGCGGCCGCGGAGTGTCGCGGTATGCCTTCGCGCGGCATCGGGCGGCGATGACTCGGCTGCTGCGGGCGGTGGAGGAGGGACGGTTGCCGGAGGGGTGCGGGGCTGCGGTGCTGATCGATCGGGACGCGGCGGATGTCTTGAAGAGGATCGACTTCGTGGGTTGA
- a CDS encoding enhanced serine sensitivity protein SseB: protein MDFAADFPAQAHPHGHGGWPGNELEEVLSAALGVPSAGARIVEVLARSFVWVPLPEGGGPHSGQLDLPTMELDGQVYVPVFSSEEQFRQVVGNHMSYTIAPAVEFARGLPPQAGIALNPDGVVGIPLPPPAVAELCRAGRTSLDGAASGARVRLFEPDWQDDPLDFLAAASAEFAATGVVLTARRCLAAIETAAPVMFIGIELASWETDRTVPLDALGRALAKAPVPWPVNMVFLDVAQDPVCDWLREKARPFYQQGY from the coding sequence ATGGACTTCGCGGCGGACTTTCCGGCACAGGCGCACCCTCATGGGCATGGCGGGTGGCCCGGCAATGAGCTGGAGGAGGTGCTCTCCGCGGCTCTCGGGGTGCCCTCGGCGGGTGCCCGGATCGTGGAGGTGCTGGCCCGCAGCTTCGTCTGGGTGCCGCTGCCCGAGGGCGGCGGCCCGCACAGCGGCCAGCTCGACCTGCCGACGATGGAGCTCGACGGGCAGGTGTACGTGCCGGTCTTCAGCTCCGAGGAGCAGTTCCGCCAGGTCGTCGGCAACCACATGTCGTACACGATCGCGCCGGCCGTCGAGTTCGCCCGCGGCCTGCCCCCGCAGGCCGGGATCGCCCTCAACCCGGACGGTGTCGTGGGCATCCCGCTGCCGCCGCCCGCCGTGGCCGAACTGTGCCGGGCCGGGCGGACCTCGCTGGACGGGGCGGCGAGCGGGGCCCGGGTCCGCCTGTTCGAGCCCGACTGGCAGGACGACCCGCTGGACTTCCTCGCGGCCGCCTCCGCCGAGTTCGCCGCGACCGGTGTCGTCCTCACCGCCCGCCGCTGCCTCGCCGCCATCGAGACGGCCGCCCCCGTGATGTTCATCGGCATCGAACTGGCCTCCTGGGAGACCGACCGCACCGTCCCCCTGGACGCCTTGGGCCGCGCCCTGGCCAAGGCCCCCGTCCCCTGGCCGGTAAACATGGTCTTCCTGGATGTGGCCCAGGACCCGGTATGCGACTGGCTCCGGGAGAAGGCACGGCCCTTCTACCAACAGGGCTACTGA
- a CDS encoding cytochrome P450, whose amino-acid sequence MTSSPTVPAFTLTRPKGAPLDPPPLYTELRAKQPISRVSLWEGQLSPWLVTRWEDARTVLGSPAFSTDPTHPGAPTFRKDTPQGRRGFFANQDDPVHATMRRTLTREFMVKRINELRPAIARLTDELLTDLTKLSGPADLVEHFALPLPSLVICELLGVPYEDHAFFQEHSKAIVDFNATAQKATQALASLSEYLVGLVETKRTKPGNDVITRLAAQADEGVITDQDAADLGAFLLFAGHETTANMIALSVIALLSHPDQIPHILGGEAQVAGAVEELLRYLSIVHGGLRRTAIEDVTIDGVTIRAGEGVIVPVHVANRDPELFTAPDDFDLDRANARQHLAFGYGIHQCLGQPLARAELQIVLPEIFRRLPELKIAVPMDEIAFKQDTVVYGVVELPVTW is encoded by the coding sequence ATGACCTCGTCTCCGACGGTCCCCGCGTTCACGCTCACCCGCCCGAAGGGCGCCCCCCTGGACCCCCCGCCGCTGTACACCGAACTCCGTGCGAAGCAGCCCATTTCCCGCGTCTCCCTGTGGGAGGGGCAGCTCAGCCCCTGGTTGGTGACCCGCTGGGAGGACGCCCGCACCGTGCTGGGCAGTCCGGCGTTCAGCACCGATCCGACCCATCCCGGCGCACCCACCTTCAGGAAAGACACCCCGCAGGGCCGGCGTGGCTTCTTCGCCAACCAGGACGACCCCGTCCACGCGACGATGCGGCGCACCCTGACCCGGGAGTTCATGGTCAAGCGCATCAACGAGCTGCGCCCGGCCATCGCCCGCCTGACCGATGAGCTCCTCACCGACCTGACCAAGCTGAGCGGTCCCGCCGACTTAGTGGAGCACTTCGCGCTGCCGCTGCCGTCCCTGGTCATCTGCGAGCTGCTGGGTGTGCCCTACGAGGACCACGCGTTCTTCCAGGAGCACTCGAAGGCCATCGTCGACTTCAACGCCACGGCGCAGAAGGCCACGCAGGCGCTCGCGAGCCTCTCCGAATATCTGGTGGGACTCGTGGAGACCAAGCGCACCAAGCCCGGGAACGACGTGATCACCCGGCTGGCCGCGCAGGCGGACGAGGGCGTCATCACCGATCAGGACGCCGCCGACCTGGGTGCCTTCCTGTTGTTCGCCGGACACGAGACGACCGCGAACATGATCGCGCTGAGCGTCATCGCCCTCCTCAGCCATCCCGACCAGATTCCGCACATCCTCGGCGGGGAAGCGCAGGTCGCGGGCGCGGTCGAGGAGCTTCTGCGCTACCTCTCGATCGTGCACGGCGGGCTGCGCCGAACCGCCATCGAGGACGTCACCATCGACGGCGTCACCATCCGCGCGGGAGAGGGTGTGATCGTTCCCGTCCACGTCGCCAACCGCGATCCGGAACTCTTCACCGCTCCCGACGATTTCGATCTGGACCGCGCCAACGCCCGCCAGCACCTCGCCTTCGGCTACGGCATTCACCAGTGCCTCGGCCAGCCGCTGGCCCGCGCCGAACTCCAGATCGTGCTGCCCGAGATCTTTCGCCGACTGCCCGAGTTGAAGATCGCCGTACCGATGGACGAGATCGCCTTCAAGCAGGACACCGTCGTCTACGGCGTCGTCGAGCTGCCCGTCACCTGGTGA